In the Malania oleifera isolate guangnan ecotype guangnan chromosome 1, ASM2987363v1, whole genome shotgun sequence genome, one interval contains:
- the LOC131147748 gene encoding uncharacterized protein LOC131147748: MGRLPDPNKEVAEEFVTYYKQLLGSEEACSLVDPQVIDRGPTLNEEQAKVMVEVVIGEEIKEALFSIGEDKSPGPDGYSSGFFKGAWEGDYRPMSCCNVVYKVIGKILAKRIKPCLGIVVNEAQSAFISKRNMIENIFLVQELVRKYGL; the protein is encoded by the exons ATGGGGAGACTACCAGATCCCAACAAAGAGGTTGCAGAGGAGTTTGTAACCTATTACAAGCAGCTTTTGGGTTCAGAGGAGGCTTGCAGTCTAGTAGACCCTCAAGTTATTGACAGAGGTCCAACTTTGAATGAAGAACAAGCCAAAGTGATGGTGGAGGTTGTCATTGGTGAGGAGATTAAGGAAGCTCTGTTCAGTATTGGGGAAGACAAATCCCCTGGTCCTGATGGATATTCTTCAGGATTCTTCAAGGGAGCTTGGGAGGGA GACTATAGACCCATGTCATGCTGCAATGTGGTGTATAAAGTGATAGGAAAAATCTTGGCAAAGAGAATCAAGCCTTGCCTGGGGATAGTGGTGAATGAAGCTCAGTCTGCTTTCATTAGTAAGAGGAATATGATTGAAAACATTTTTCTGGTTCAGGAATTGGTGAGGAAGTATGGCTTATAA
- the LOC131147756 gene encoding pentatricopeptide repeat-containing protein At5g27110-like — protein MNIFIPTRSSLVAAIRRSTARKSLSEVVCIHAQIIKHGFLPEIRLYNHLLNVYSKSCDFVSARKLFDEMPEWNLVSFSTLISGYSQSGTPECALDLVPLLQNQALDMNQFVFSSLILACSKLKSVNEGKQIHAQVIVADFEFDPFVRTSLVDMYSNFDDIDSAVFVFYSCSLRDSVMYNSMISGFVRFGSHEEALELFAEGRRDNDLKPTEFTFGSVIKACSNLSMELGLQIHAFSIKTGFDADCFVGTSLVDMYSKFGDVESFKHIFHNVECIDLALLNSMIVGFSNNYSYVAAVDFFGELKLDGFNPNEFTFSSVLKACSGLKCVRLGKIIHGLIVKSEFSSDLVVNTSLLDMYLKCGSVKDSLRLLNIVPERSAVLYNAMISGLEQYGDHEGAVRLFINMKREGVVPNHGTFVSLMCSSVGHERNVYGHAIKHGLGHDLQVQNAFLDSLIKSGSVNEARWFFNNMHEKNVVSWTSIISGLSELGLNRDALRLFKELNSAGISPNSFTFPSVLKACGSLADLEDGRSIHGCSVKHGIVDEEFTSCSLLDMYARCGALEECYKLFDRMPKSDVVLWNTMITACSQYGRGHEALELFQTMKRYGVEPNHVSFTSLLSACSHCGLVEEGVQIFESINHKQNMLPSMEHYACMVDLFGRARMLERAKNLIDGMPYEPDASIWKTFLAACKLHNNLGLAEVASDHLLGLEGCDNRTLVSLSNIYSESGKWDDVERARMRMRMGEKGRKDAGLSWVQLWGEGRRKLLENSRIFLNFQYDSQPKVVELYEFMGRKSLGKEILNSKIRTPNTHDQSSYFRNKEKQRKRDWSELPDDAVDVAASRLSLPDCYRLSTVRCAWQAAAPSQEQGFRLPWLMLSKGSRSTKTRGFFCLQTCHFYQIPLPKKVRRSWRAGSSHAKTHPAFMEKVVLSSEPTPENEAAGRCVVAFCDHKCLLAACRPGDPVWPWRDFVCGSDDDNDAADDGW, from the exons ATGAATATCTTCATCCCAACCCGTTCTTCTCTCGTTGCAGCAATCAGACGGTCCACTGCCCGAAAATCCCTCTCTGAAGTTGTATGTATACATGCCCAAATCATTAAACATGGCTTTTTACCTGAAATCCGACTCTATAATCATCTCTTGAATGTGTATTCCAAGTCCTGCGACTTTGTTTCTGCACGTAAACTGTTTGATGAAATGCCTGAATGGAACTTGGTCTCCTTTTCGACTTTAATTTCTGGATATTCTCAATCGGGGACTCCTGAATGTGCGTTGGATCTTGTGCCCCTTCTGCAAAATCAAGCTTTAGACATGAACCAGTTTGTTTTTTCGAGTTTGATTTTAGCATGCTCAAAGCTAAAATCAGTCAATGAAGGGAAACAAATCCATGCTCAGGTGATAGTGGCTGACTTTGAGTTCGATCCATTTGTGAGAACATCTCTGGTTGATATGTACTCTAACTTTGACGACATAGACTCTGCCGTGTTTGTATTTTATTCTTGTTCATTACGAGATTCGGTTATGTATAATTCGATGATATCAGGATTTGTGAGATTTGGTTCACATGAAGAGGCACTTGAATTGTTTGCGGAGGGGCGGAGGGATAATGATTTAAAACCTACGGAGTTTACTTTTGGAAGTGTCATCAAGGCTTGCTCGAATTTGAGCATGGAATTGGGACTGCAAATTCATGCCTTCAGCATTAAGACTGGATTCGATGCTGACTGTTTTGTGGGGACATCTCTTGTGGATATGTATAGTAAATTTGGTGATGTGGAAAGCTTCAAGCATATATTTCACAACGTTGAATGCATTGACCTTGCTTtgttgaattcaatgattgttggATTTTCAAACAATTACTCTTATGTTGCGGCTGTGGACTTCTTTGGTGAATTGAAGTTAGACGGTTTTAATCCAAATGAGTTTACTTTCTCTAGTGTCCTTAAAGCTTGTAGTGGCTTAAAATGTGTACGATTGGGTAAAATAATCCATGGACTTATAGTGAAGTCTGAGTTTAGCAGTGATTTGGTTGTCAACACCTCTCTCCTTGATATGTATCTGAAATGTGGATCCGTCAAAGATAGTTTGAGATTGCTCAACATAGTGCCTGAAAGAAGTGCTGTTCTGTACAATGCCATGATTTCTGGATTAGAACAATATGGGGATCATGAAGGAGCAGTTAGGCTATTTATTAACATGAAGCGGGAAGGTGTTGTCCCTAATCATGGTACATTTGTTTCTCTGATGTGTTCTTCTGTTGGACATGAAAGAAATGTCTATGGCCATGCCATTAAGCATGGTCTTGGACATGATTTGCAGGTGCAGAATGCATTTTTGGATTCTCTGATAAAAAGTGGATCTGTTAACGAAGCTCGATGGTTTTTTAATAACATGCATGAGAAAAATGTTGTCTCCTGGACTTCAATAATATCAGGACTTTCAGAGTTGGGCTTGAACCGTGATGCTCTCAGACTCTTTAAGGAGCTGAACTCAGCAGGAATCTCTCCCAATAGCTTCACTTTCCCTAGTGTTTTGAAGGCTTGTGGAAGTTTAGCTGATTTGGAGGATGGAAGAAGCATTCATGGGTGCAGTGTTAAGCATGGGATCGTGGATGAGGAATTCACTAGCTGTTCTCTTTTAGACATGTATGCTAGGTGTGGAGCCTTGGAGGAGTGTTATAAATTGTTTGATCGCATGCCTAAAAGTGATGTTGTCCTATGGAATACAATGATCACTGCATGTTCCCAATATGGAAGAGGTCATGAAGCATTGGAACTCTTTCAGACAATGAAGAGGTATGGAGTTGAACCAAATCACGTGAGCTTCACCTCTTTGCTATCTGCCTGCAGCCACTGTGGCTTAGTGGAAGAAGGGGTCCAGATATTTGAGTCAATAAATCACAAGCAGAATATGTTGCCCTCTATGGAACACTATGCATGTATGGTCGATTTGTTCGGAAGGGCTAGGATGCTAGAGAGGGCAAAGAACTTGATTGATGGCATGCCATATGAGCCTGATGCATCAATATGGAAGACGTTCTTGGCTGCTTGTAAGCTTCATAATAATCTTGGGCTCGCTGAAGTTGCAAGTGACCATCTTTTAGGTTTGGAAGGTTGTGATAATAGAACTTTGGTCTCTCTGTCCAACATATACTCGGAATCGGGAAAATGGGATGATGTAGAGAGGGCAAGGATGAGGATGAGAATGGGTGAAAAGGGGAGAAAGGATGCTGGGCTCAGCTGGGTGCAG CTTTGGGGTGAGGGAAGGAGGAAGCTTTTGGAGAATTCAAGGATTTTTCTGAATTTCCAATATGATTCCCAACCAAAAGTGGTCGAATTG TATGAGTTTATGGGAAGGAAAAGCTTGGGAAAAgagattttaaattcaaaaattcgTACTCCCAACACACATGATCAATCTTCGTATTTTCGTAACAAGGAAAAGCAAAGGAAAAGAGACTGGAGCGAGCTTCCAGACGACGCCGTGGACGTGGCGGCGTCCAGGCTGAGCCTACCGGACTGCTACCGACTCAGTACAGTCCGCTGCGCATGGCAGGCGGCGGCGCCATCGCAGGAGCAGGGCTTTCGCCTTCCATGGCTGATGCTCTCCAAGGGCTCTCGATCCACCAAAACCCGCGGTTTTTTCTGCCTCCAAACCTGCCACTTTTACCAGATCCCACTGCCCAAGAAGGTTCGGCGGAGCTGGCGCGCTGGTTCATCCCACG CCAAGACGCATCCGGCTTTTATGGAGAAGGTTGTTCTGTCGTCGGAGCCGACGCCGGAGAATGAAGCCGCTGGCCGCTGCGTGGTTGCGTTTTGCGACCATAAATGTTTGTTAGCTGCTTGCCGACCTGGAGACCCGGTGTGGCCTTGGAGGGATTTCGTTTGCGGGAGCGACGACGACAATGATGCTGCTGATGATGGGTGGTGA